The following coding sequences lie in one Futiania mangrovi genomic window:
- a CDS encoding HpcH/HpaI aldolase family protein, which produces MTDRPHPRLNAWCSLPDALSAEILAKAGFDSVTVDMQHGLHDFSGALESFRAIALHGALPFVRVPWNEPGLIMRVLDAGAVGVICPMISTPEDAARFAGACLYPPRGYRSYGPVRAGMMHEGYVPRAHEIVLSFGMVETREGFDRVEEIVATPGLTGIYIGPSDLSLAFGEEPRQDRLEPEFLARVDRIREAAHAAGKLCGIHAATPDYARQMQARGFDLVTPAGDATLLATGAAAALKVARGEA; this is translated from the coding sequence ATGACAGACCGCCCCCATCCGCGTCTCAACGCCTGGTGCTCCCTGCCCGACGCGCTGTCGGCCGAGATCCTTGCCAAGGCCGGCTTCGACAGCGTGACAGTCGACATGCAGCACGGCCTGCACGACTTCTCCGGCGCGCTGGAAAGCTTTCGCGCCATCGCGCTGCACGGAGCGCTGCCTTTCGTGCGGGTGCCATGGAACGAGCCGGGCCTGATCATGCGCGTGCTGGACGCGGGCGCGGTGGGCGTCATCTGCCCGATGATCTCGACACCGGAGGACGCCGCCCGCTTCGCCGGCGCCTGTCTCTACCCGCCGCGCGGCTACCGCTCCTACGGCCCCGTTCGCGCTGGCATGATGCACGAGGGCTACGTCCCGCGCGCCCACGAGATCGTGCTGAGCTTCGGCATGGTCGAGACGCGCGAGGGCTTCGACCGCGTGGAGGAGATCGTCGCGACGCCCGGCCTAACGGGCATCTATATCGGTCCCTCCGATCTCTCGCTCGCCTTTGGTGAGGAGCCCCGCCAGGATCGGCTGGAGCCGGAGTTCCTCGCCCGCGTCGACCGTATCCGTGAGGCCGCGCACGCGGCGGGAAAGCTGTGCGGCATCCACGCCGCGACCCCCGACTATGCCCGCCAGATGCAGGCGCGCGGCTTCGACCTCGTGACGCCCGCTGGCGATGCAACGCTTCTGGCCACGGGCGCGGCCGCTGCGCTCAAGGTCGCGCGCGGAGAGGCCTGA